From Leptodactylus fuscus isolate aLepFus1 chromosome 11, aLepFus1.hap2, whole genome shotgun sequence, one genomic window encodes:
- the LOC142184301 gene encoding anti-apoptotic protein NR13-like, translating to MAAENRTDPLVTEAYQLARDYTAYVTGRTKGPAPSLAALTLRQAGDELLERFPIFFKRWPRIFQGLTEDKACDFLIQTIDENIQGYWDRQRRHPGYPADIPWSTVLSIYVLAGQMAIYCQEHGMENVLDPLSERVGAYIEEHICPVLRQKGGWVGFIEHYRKKDNMERKTLRICCTVLAICSALLLTHYLWRRRLAFL from the exons ATGGCTGCAGAGAACCGCACAGACCCACTGGTCACTGAGGCCTATCAGTTAGCCCGAGACTACACTGCTTATGTAACAGGCCGCACCAAAGGACCTGCACCCTCGCTGGCTGCCCTCACCCTACGCCAGGCAGGAGACGAACTCCTGGAGAGATTCCCCATCTTCTTCAAACGCTGGCCCAGAATATTCCAAGGGTTAACAGAAGACAAGGCCTGTGATTTCCTCATACAGACTATAGATGAGAACATTCAGGGGTACTGGGACCGACAGAGGAGACACCCGGGGTACCCGGCTGACATACCATGGAGCACAGTACTGTCCATATATGTCCTGGCTGGTCAAATGGCCATATACTGCCAGGAGCATGGCATGGAGAATGTGCTAGACCCACTAAGTGAGAGAGTGGGAGCCTATATAGAGGAACATATCTGCCCCGTACTGAGGCAGAAGGGTGGATGG GTCGGTTTCATTGAACACTATAGAAAAAAGGATAACATGGAGAGGAAGACGCTGCGTATCTGCTGTACCGTCCTCGCCatctgctcagctctgctacttacACACTACTTATGGAGGAGGAGACTTGCCTTTCTTTGA